The genome window TATGCAGTATAAGTGATATTTCAGCTCGTTTTAATTTGTTAAAAATTTCTAAATCATCATGTAACATCATAGCAACTTTTACAACGGAGTTAAAAATAAACTCTCTATTTATGAGAGATTGAAGTTGTTGAGATCTTAAAATAATCTCATTTGTAAATTCAGAACATAAATAGCCTCTGTCTATAAATAAGTCTTTGAATTTTTTATAATCAATATGGAGTATTTGGGAGTCTTCTAGCAGTGCTACATTTGAAAAAGAGCTAAGCGTATCTTGTTTAATATTTGATATTTCAGATATTAAAGAGTTGGCATGTATATAGTGTAAAAATATTTCGTTGTTGTGCTTATCGATTTTATATGCTTTTGATAAACCGCTTAAAAGAAATAAAAGAGAGTTGTTTTTGTTTTTTTCATAATAAACAACATACCCTTTCGCGTATGTATTTATTGTAGATATGGATGCTAAAAGTTCAATTTGCTCTTCATTTAGAGATGAGAAGAAATTTAAATAAGTTATGGCGCCTTTAGTAGAGATAAAATTGCTCATTATCTATAGTTTTAGACAACTCTCTTGAGATATGTCAAATCTAAATAACTCTGCTTTGGTAAGTGCGCTTTTATATATATAGCGAATAGATATATTTGCTTCCAAAAAACGCTTTGAAGTTTTGCAAGTTCCTTCCGTAACCGCTTTTTGCATTCGGCTATGATCCTCTTTCTTTACTGTTTCATCACTTTTTGGAGCCGTATTAATCTCATGAATATAGACTAAAGTTGTATTATCTGCTTGCGCATCTGTAAGTTTTGTATATTTGTCAACTGTTTGCGGAAGTGATTTTGAAATCTCTTCTGCAGCCAATTTTGTAATCTCTTTGCCCTGATCTTTTATAGCTTGAGGCGATAACTCTTTATTTTGAATCTGTGCTGCCGAGGCTAAAAGAGGCAGCATTATGGTTAGAGCTATAAAAAAAGATTTCACTATTCGCCTTTAATAATGGAGTGGAAATAAAACATAAAACAATTCCCGACAAAAGTGAAGGGAACTGGTGTTTAATAAAGAGATTTAGTCTTGTTGTTGTCTCATATAAGACGGAATATCGAGGTGGCTTCCGTCAAGATCGCCGCCGACAACCAGTCTTGGGCGAATTTTTGTAACAGGAAGCAGAGAGTCGCTTACAAAATTTTCGTTATTTGAAATTGAGTTAGAACTTTTTTCAAAACCTGTTGCAATGATAGTTATTTTAACATAGTTTTCAGGAAGAGTCTCATCGGTTGAAGTCCCGAAAATTACATCGGCGTCTTCATGTGCGCTCTCTTGAACTACTATCATAGCTTCAGATGTTTCTATCATAGGAAAATTCGGATGCATATGAAAGTGTACTAAAACACCCATTGCGCCGTTTATAGATACATTATCAAGAAGAGGAGACTCTATTGCTGCCTTAATTGCTTCATAAGCTGCGTTTTCACCTTCATACTCACCTACACCCATAAGTGCCATACCTTTATGGCTCATTACGGTTCTTAAGTCGGCAAAGTCAAGATTGATATCATTTTCGCCGTTTGATAAGATAACCCCTGCAGTTCCGCTAACAGCTTGAGCTAGAACACTGTCAACAATTTTAAAACTATCTTTTAGACCAAGTTTTCTATCAATTATAGAGAGCAGTTTGTCATTTGGAATAACAACAATAGAATCGCTCTCTTTTTTTAACTCTTCAAGACCGGCATTTGCAAGTTTTAATCTTTTCGGTGCTTCAAACATAAAAGGTTTTGTAACGATTGATATAGTCAGTGCATCTACTTCTTTAGCAATTTTTGCTATGATAGGAGCAGCACCCGTACCTGTTCCGCCGCCAAGACCTGCTGAGATAAATACTATGTCGGCACCTGTCAGTGCTTTTTTTATCTCATCATAATTCTCTATTGCGGACTCTCTGCCGATTTCAGGTTTCATCCCTGCACCAAGTCCTTTTGTAAGTTTGGCACCGATTTGAATAGTGGTTGCATTTTTTGTATCTTTTAGAGCTTGGGCATCAGTGTTGATCATAATCATCTCTATACCGCTTACACCTTCTCTAATCATATGCCCGATCATGTTGCCGCCGCCACCGCCGACACCCACGGCTACGATTCTTGCTCCGCTTATTTTACTTGCTTCTTCTATTAAAAATGGTTCCATAATCTCTCCTTAAAATAACTGGTTTGCCCAGTTCCAAAATTTGCTAATCGCGCCGGCTTCTTCACTCTTCTTCTCTTTTTTTGTCGGGATGAAAACCATTTTCTCTTTTTTCTCATCGGCGTTAAGCAGTTGAGAAGATAAAATAGCAAGATCATCGGTTAGATTTACACTGGTTTGTTCTGCAGGTGCTTCATTTGAGTGCCTTATTCTTTTATTTGCATCTATTTCATACGGAGTGTACGCAGATGCGGCATATAAAACAAGACCGATAGCACTTGAGTATTGAGGCGAGCGAAGATTTTCAAAAAGTCCGCTCATCTCTTTTGGTTTGGCAAGACGAACAGGAACGGAACCAAAAGTTGCTACTGCTAACTCTCTTATACCTTCCATCTGTGAAAAACCGCCGGTTAAAACTATGCCGGCACCGATTTTGTCTTTTAAGCCGCTGTTTTCAATGAACTGAGCCAAAATCATTAAAGTTTCTTCAACTCTTGCGTAAATAACATTGTGCACAACTTCAAGAGAAACTTCGTGAGTTGTATTTTCATCGCCTATTATAGGAAGCTCGATTAGGTCATTGCTAGGGTTTAGAAGTGAGCCGTAATTTAATTTTACGCTATCGGCAATATTAAGCGGTGTGTGAAGCGCCATAGACAAATCACTGGTTACATGATTAGAACCGACTCCTAAAAAGTCATTGTATATGATAGAGTTACCTGAGTGAATAATTATATTGCTTGTGTTTCCGCCCATATCAATAAGAGCTACACCTAGCTCTTTTTCATCTTCATTGAGTGTTGCAATAGAAGAAGCATAACCGGTTAAAACAATACTTTCAACTTCGATACCCGCACCGCGAACAGCTTTTCTAAGATTGTTTAAATTTGATTTTTGAGTTGTAATAATATGAGTATCGACTTCAAGTCTTGAAGCGTTCATCCCCATCGGATCTTCTACATGATCTTGATCGTCAACTTTAAAATTGTAAGGCAGCGCATGTAAAACTTCATACTCGTTTGGTATGTTTGCGTTATAAAGAGATGTCTGCATAACTCTCTCTATCTCTTTAAAAGTTACCTCTTTGTTTTGAATATTTACGATGCCGCTTGCGTTAATACTCTTAGTATAGGCTCCCGATATAGAGACGATTGCAGTGTTAACTTCACTTCCGGATATTCTTTTTGCGTCGTTAACGGCAGTTTTTATAGATTTTGAAGCAAGCTCAATATTTGTTATGCTTCCTCTCTTAAGCCCTTGTGCTTTTGAAATCCCTGCACCTGTTATAGCTATGGAGTTGTCATCTGCTATTTCAGCGATGATTGCACATATCTTTGTAGAGCCAATATCAATGGCTAAAACAGTTCTGCTCAACTTATAGTCCTTGGATAAAAATCTCGGTTTTGTACTTGTTTTGTAAGTTCTTGACTAAACTTTCATTAAACATAGCACTCTTTAATCTAACAATTTGATTGTCTTGATTAGTGTTAGTGTTACTAAGCATTTTTTGTTCCAATATATTGTACATTACAATGTTTCCGTTCTCTAAAGTAACAAATCCTTTTTTTGTTTGGGTTGTAAAGAGTGTGCTTAAAAATTCATTAGCTTCCTCTAAACTCAAATCTGTTAGTTTGTTAGAGTCGTTTCCTGTTATAAAATCAGTCGTATTTCCATTAAATGTATTAAATGAATTTTTTGCCAACTCTAAAAGTTTTGTCTTTTTTTGTTCCGCCGCATATATAGAAGCAACTTCTTTTTTTGCCTCTTCATAGCTTTTTGCCGTTGATGGATTTGTTTTTACAAGCTCAAAAGTAATATAATCGTCTCCAACCATAACAGGTTTTGAAAATGGCGATGCGGATGTCAGTTTTGATACTATTTCAAACGCTTCAATGCCAAAAGGATTGTTGCTTGCAGAGAGAGTAGAGCTGTTTGTCTCTATATCTTTAAGCTCGCCTTTTTTATATGCTATATATGATTTTAAAGCCTCTTTTTTAGTCTCTTTAGCATTTAAAGCCTCTTTGATTTTATCTTTAGCCGCATCTAAAGAGAGCAATTTCCCCTCTGCGTCTTTTAAGCCGTTTTTATTTTCATTGTAATATTCGTTAATTGCCGCGTCATCATGTTCTTTAGAGATTTTTGCTTGTTTAATGAATTTTACATCATAGCTAACTTCAGTCATAAATTTGTTTTGCATTTTTTCCCAAAAAGGCTTTAGAGCTTCATCAGACATATTAACACTAATCTCGCCGGTTTTTAAAACTTTATAGTTTACTTTGTCTGCAATATTCATTGCGGTATCTAAAATCTTTAATTCGCTATCTTTTGTTTTTATAGGAAGAAGAGCAAGGGCTTTTTGAATCAGCAGCTCTTTTCTTGTGCCGGCTTCATACTCTTTGATGCTTAAGTTATTTTTGGAAAGAACATCTTTATACACATCTTTGTTAAAAACACCGTTTTTAAAAAAATAATCTTTTGTTTTAATATTAGCCAACAGTTCATCATCGTTAACTTGTAAATCATATGATGCAGCCAAGTTTAAAATCAAAGCCTGCTGAGTTAAAAATTGAAGAGCTTGAGATTTAAGTCCGAAACTTTTAGCTTTTTCTTCATCGAAATTGCCCTGAAACATTTGATTATATTGTGCATAAAGATTTGAGTAGCTTTTTTGAAGTTCGCCCATTGTTATCTCAACATTACCTACTTTTGCGACGGCCCCTGCTTTATCGCCGTATTTATATTGACCCCAGCCTACAAAACCGGCCCCTACAAAAGCGATAGTAGAAATCCAGATAGTAATAATGAGATATTTTTTATGTCTTTGCATCCATGTAATCATTGAGTCAATAACCTTATATATGATATTTTTGTAATTTTAGGTAAATTCGTATTAAACCTTGATAAAAAGGTTTTTAACTTCTTAAATAGGTATAAATAATAGAAATATAATTGAAAATGCGGTAAAATCAAAACAGAGAGTCAAAAAAGGATTTTTTATGAGTGGTATTGCAAAATATTCAAATATTAAAGAAGAGTTGCCAAAATTACCGGAAGTATTGCTAAATACGATTCAATCCGATGTTTTAGAGATAAAGAGAGTTGATAAAACATGTGAAAAGTATCTCGGAGCATGCTCTAAAACACCCGAATTTAAAGATGTCTATTATGTAGTTTATTCAAAGTATATAGGTAAAGATAATCATAAATATGAAAAATTTATATTTTTAGGCAAAGAGGGAGAAGAGCTTTTTGATGTAAGCGGAACAGAGATGGAGTTATACGGGCTTCTCTCATGTACCGCTCTTAATTATACACAAGAGTATGAAGCTTCTATGTCAAAAAGATAAGATATATGACTAATTTTGAGTTAAAAAGTAGAGACTTGGGTGTTTTGTGGCACCCTTGTACTCAAATGAAAGATCATGAAACTCTTCCTCTTATTCCGATTAAAAAAGCCCACGGAGTCTACTTGGAAGATTTTGAGGGCAACTGCTACATAGATGCTATAAGCAGTTGGTGGGTTAATCTTTTCGGTCACACAAACAGTTATATAAACGCTAAGATTAAAGAGCAGTTGGATACGCTTGAACATGTAATACTTGCAGGCTTTACGCATGAGCAGGTGGTAATATTGTCCGAGAGACTTGTAAAATTATCACCGGACGGCTTAGAAAAATGTTTTTATGCGGATAACGGCTCTAGTGCCGTCGAAATCGCGTTAAAGATGAGTTTTCATGCACATAAAAATAGCGGCAAAGAGAAGAGCATTTTTGTTTCGCTAACAAACTCATATCACGGTGAAACAATCGGGGCATTAAGCGTAGGCGATGTAAAACTTTATAAAGATACTTATGAACCTCTTTTTGTTAAAACTATTCAAACTTCGGTACCAAAAGATATGAGTTTGGAGGCTGCTAAAATAGCTGCAAGCGAGTTTGAGAAGTTGTGTAGCAAAAGAGCCGATGAGATAAGTGCTATTATTTTAGAACCGTTAGTGCAGGGTGCTGGTTCTATGCATATGTATAACAAAGAGTTTTTGGTTTTAGTGCGTGAAATTTGCAATAAGTACGATATACATCTGATTGCCGATGAAGTTATGGTCGGTTTTGGCAGAACAGGAGAGATGTTTGCATGCGGGAGTGCTAACATAACGCCGGATTTTCTTGTTTTATCAAAAGGTTTAACAGGCGGCTATCTGCCGCTCTCAGTCGTACTAACAACCAATGAAATTTATGCCAAATTTTACTGCGACTATAGCGAACATAAAGCTTTTTTACACTCACACAGTTATACGGGAAATGCTCTTGCTTGTGCTGCCGCAAACGCTACTCTTGATCTCTTTGAGAGAGATAATGTTATAGAAAAAAACAGAGTAACGGCAAAGTACATGAGTAATAAACTCTCAAAATTTCAAGAGCTAAAAAATGTTGCATCCGTTAGACAAACCGGTATGATTTGTGCCGTAGAGTTAAAAGGGTATAAGCCGGAAGATAGAGTAGGATTAAAGATTTATCAATACGGACTTAAAAACGGTGTGCTGTTGCGACCGCTTGGACATATTATCTACTTTATGCCGCCGTATATTATAACAGAAAAAGAGTGTGACAAGATGATGGATACGGCTTACGAGGCTATAAAATTATTTTAATTTGGGTTTATTTCATCAAAAAAAAGTTCTCTATTTGTATCAAAATTTTCGACTAAAGTTGTAAAACAGTTTCCTAATTCTCGTATTATCTCAATATTTGGCTCTATATATATTTTGTTCGCTATTTTTTGCATTTTTATAATATTAGCTTCGCGCAAAAGTTGAAGATGTTTTGAGATAGTGGGCAGAGAAAAGTCAAAATGCTGCGCTATTGTAGTTACACATGTTGCATGTGGATTTATTTTTGTTTTAGGTTTTTTTTCATCAATTGAACAAGTGTAACCTCCTGTGAATACATTTTTAAAAATTAAAAAACGAGTTTCATTTCCAAGAGCTTTAAATATTTTTATTTTTTGTTGCATGTCTAACATAGTAATTTCCTTGACAAATAATCTAAATAATTATACCATAACGGTAGTTATTTAGTTAAATGCCTAAATAGGCAAGTAGAAATAGTGTTAAAGGCTGATAATGAAAAAAATAGTAATAAGTTTTGTATATTTTGCGGGATTGCTCTTTGCATCTTCATCTCTTTTTGCGCAAGGTGATGCAAAAATGGTGCTTATAAATGAAGCAAAAAAAGAGGCTGGAGAAGTTATGCCGCAAACACTTAAAAAACTCGGTTATAAAAATGCTAAAAACCTTAAAGGTGGAATTCAAGATTGGGCAAAAGCAGGTTATAGTGTAAAAACAGGCTTAGGCATAACTAAACTAACGACAAAGGAATAGAAGATGATTACTATAATATTAAATCATGAACCATACGATGGCTCTGATATTACTTGGAATGCTTTGCGTCTGGCTTCAACACTGCATAAAAATGGAGAAAATGTAAATATTTTTTTGATGAATGATGCGGTTGATTTGGCAAGAGATAAAACATTAAAGCCTGATAGTTACGACCATGACTTGGTTTTGATGTTAAAAGAACTTTACAAAAAAGGTGTGGCATTGCAAGCTTGCGGAACTTGTAATGCAAGATGTGGGATTTTTAAAAATGAACCATACTTTGATGAAAGAGTATCATCAACTATGCAGGTTCTCTCGGACTGGGTTGTTCAAAGCAAGCAAGTTTTAACATTTTAACTGATGTTAAGCACTCAACCGAGCAAAGTCGCAGTTTGAGTAGGGGGGGCTTGTGCGTCCCTTGCAACCCCCTTAAAGCTACGAAAAACGAGTTTTTCGAGAATTAATAATTGTCAAATGCAATTTCTTAGTTTACTTAAACCAGCTCTTCATCTTTTCAATTGCCGAATCTAAAACGCTCTCATGCGGTTTGGATTCTATTCCGAACGACTCCTGAAGTTTTTTTAGAAGCTCGCGTTGTTCATCATTGAGTTTATTCGGATATGTGATGTTGACTTGCGCAATTAAATTTCCCTTACCATGACCGTGGACATCATCTATACCTTCGCCTTTAAATACAAAGTGCTGTTTATCTTTTGTTCCAATATCTAGTTTTAGCTCTAATTCGCCGGTAAGTGATGGAATTGTCAAACTTTCACCCGTAACTGCCTGAGTAAAAAATACCGGAATTGCGATGTAGATATCATTTCCGTCTCTTTGAAAATGTTTGTCGGGTTTTACGCTAAAAGTAACATACAAATCACCTCTGGTTCCGCGTTTTCCGATATTTCCTTTTCCTGAGACTCTTAAGCGATTTCCGTCATCAATCCCTTTTGGAACCTTGATAGTAACATTTCCTCTCTCTTCATGATAGCCGTTGCCATCACAACTTTGACACGGAGCAGACGGTGCAGAACCTGTTCCCTGACATACAGGACAAGTTTGTGAAAATGTCATAAAGCCCTGTTTCATAAAAACTTGACCTTGTCCTCTGCATTGATGACATGTTGAGAGTTTAGCGTCTTTTGCTCCGGTACCTTTACAGCTGTTACAAGAATTTTTGTATTTGAACTCTATCTCTTTTTCGCATCCAAAAACGGCTTCATTGAAACTAATGCTCATATTGACATTCATATCAAGATTGTATTTTTCCATATCTGCCGGATTTTGGCGACGGCGAGAACCTCCGCCTCCAAAACCGTTAAACATCTCTTCAAACATTGAACCGAGGTCGTCAAATCCGCCTGACGAGCGCCCGCGACTGCCCATTCCGGCAAGTCCCTCTTTTCCGTAGCGATCATAGATACTTCTTTGTTTGTCGTCGCTTAAACATTGGTATGCTTCGTTACACAATTTAAATTTATGTTCGGCTTCACTATCACCATGATTTTTATCCGGATGGTAAATTTTAGCCATTTTTCGATATGCTTTTTTAATTGTTGTTTGGTCTGCGTCTCTTGAGACTTCTAATATTTCGTAATAGCTTAAATCCTGCATATTATATTAAATATCCTGACATTTAAAATTTTCGCAATTATATCGTTTTAAATTTAATGTATGTATAATTGCATTTATGAAACAAAATATCCTATTTTTAATTATTATTTTACTCCTTGTCGGCTGTTCTAAAGAACCAAAAGTAGTTCTTATAGAGACGCCAAAAACGGAGATTGCCGAGAGTAGCTTCGATGAGTTGCCGAATTGGGGCAATGAAGATTATTCCAAAGCTTTAAGCTCTTTTCTTGAAAGCTGTAAAACGAGTAAAACAAAAGCTCTTTATAAAGAGTTGTGCAGCAGCGGTGCAAATACGACGGATGCAAAAAAGTTTTTTACACAAAATTTTACGCCGTATAAAATTGATACGACCGATAGTAAAGAGGATGGGCTTTTAACGGGTTATTATGAACCGTTATTGAAAGGTTCTCTGACAAAAAAAGGACCATATATTTATCCGGTATATGCAACACCGAGAGATTTGGTCGTTGTTGATTTTGCTAAACAATATCCTGAGCTTCAAAATTATAGATTAAGAGGCAGGGTTAACGGCAATAAAGTGGTGCCTTACTACTCAAGAAAAGAGCTTAGCGGTAAAACTTTAGACGCGGATGTGGTTTGTTATGTAGATTCAAGAATCGATCTT of Sulfurimonas sp. contains these proteins:
- a CDS encoding Crp/Fnr family transcriptional regulator, which produces MSNFISTKGAITYLNFFSSLNEEQIELLASISTINTYAKGYVVYYEKNKNNSLLFLLSGLSKAYKIDKHNNEIFLHYIHANSLISEISNIKQDTLSSFSNVALLEDSQILHIDYKKFKDLFIDRGYLCSEFTNEIILRSQQLQSLINREFIFNSVVKVAMMLHDDLEIFNKLKRAEISLILHIQPETLSRVLNRLKRDKIIDSINGKVVVLDKEALISVCEE
- the ftsZ gene encoding cell division protein FtsZ — protein: MEPFLIEEASKISGARIVAVGVGGGGGNMIGHMIREGVSGIEMIMINTDAQALKDTKNATTIQIGAKLTKGLGAGMKPEIGRESAIENYDEIKKALTGADIVFISAGLGGGTGTGAAPIIAKIAKEVDALTISIVTKPFMFEAPKRLKLANAGLEELKKESDSIVVIPNDKLLSIIDRKLGLKDSFKIVDSVLAQAVSGTAGVILSNGENDINLDFADLRTVMSHKGMALMGVGEYEGENAAYEAIKAAIESPLLDNVSINGAMGVLVHFHMHPNFPMIETSEAMIVVQESAHEDADVIFGTSTDETLPENYVKITIIATGFEKSSNSISNNENFVSDSLLPVTKIRPRLVVGGDLDGSHLDIPSYMRQQQD
- the ftsA gene encoding cell division protein FtsA is translated as MSRTVLAIDIGSTKICAIIAEIADDNSIAITGAGISKAQGLKRGSITNIELASKSIKTAVNDAKRISGSEVNTAIVSISGAYTKSINASGIVNIQNKEVTFKEIERVMQTSLYNANIPNEYEVLHALPYNFKVDDQDHVEDPMGMNASRLEVDTHIITTQKSNLNNLRKAVRGAGIEVESIVLTGYASSIATLNEDEKELGVALIDMGGNTSNIIIHSGNSIIYNDFLGVGSNHVTSDLSMALHTPLNIADSVKLNYGSLLNPSNDLIELPIIGDENTTHEVSLEVVHNVIYARVEETLMILAQFIENSGLKDKIGAGIVLTGGFSQMEGIRELAVATFGSVPVRLAKPKEMSGLFENLRSPQYSSAIGLVLYAASAYTPYEIDANKRIRHSNEAPAEQTSVNLTDDLAILSSQLLNADEKKEKMVFIPTKKEKKSEEAGAISKFWNWANQLF
- a CDS encoding peptidylprolyl isomerase, yielding MITWMQRHKKYLIITIWISTIAFVGAGFVGWGQYKYGDKAGAVAKVGNVEITMGELQKSYSNLYAQYNQMFQGNFDEEKAKSFGLKSQALQFLTQQALILNLAASYDLQVNDDELLANIKTKDYFFKNGVFNKDVYKDVLSKNNLSIKEYEAGTRKELLIQKALALLPIKTKDSELKILDTAMNIADKVNYKVLKTGEISVNMSDEALKPFWEKMQNKFMTEVSYDVKFIKQAKISKEHDDAAINEYYNENKNGLKDAEGKLLSLDAAKDKIKEALNAKETKKEALKSYIAYKKGELKDIETNSSTLSASNNPFGIEAFEIVSKLTSASPFSKPVMVGDDYITFELVKTNPSTAKSYEEAKKEVASIYAAEQKKTKLLELAKNSFNTFNGNTTDFITGNDSNKLTDLSLEEANEFLSTLFTTQTKKGFVTLENGNIVMYNILEQKMLSNTNTNQDNQIVRLKSAMFNESLVKNLQNKYKTEIFIQGL
- a CDS encoding adenosylmethionine--8-amino-7-oxononanoate transaminase, which codes for MTNFELKSRDLGVLWHPCTQMKDHETLPLIPIKKAHGVYLEDFEGNCYIDAISSWWVNLFGHTNSYINAKIKEQLDTLEHVILAGFTHEQVVILSERLVKLSPDGLEKCFYADNGSSAVEIALKMSFHAHKNSGKEKSIFVSLTNSYHGETIGALSVGDVKLYKDTYEPLFVKTIQTSVPKDMSLEAAKIAASEFEKLCSKRADEISAIILEPLVQGAGSMHMYNKEFLVLVREICNKYDIHLIADEVMVGFGRTGEMFACGSANITPDFLVLSKGLTGGYLPLSVVLTTNEIYAKFYCDYSEHKAFLHSHSYTGNALACAAANATLDLFERDNVIEKNRVTAKYMSNKLSKFQELKNVASVRQTGMICAVELKGYKPEDRVGLKIYQYGLKNGVLLRPLGHIIYFMPPYIITEKECDKMMDTAYEAIKLF
- a CDS encoding metalloregulator ArsR/SmtB family transcription factor produces the protein MLDMQQKIKIFKALGNETRFLIFKNVFTGGYTCSIDEKKPKTKINPHATCVTTIAQHFDFSLPTISKHLQLLREANIIKMQKIANKIYIEPNIEIIRELGNCFTTLVENFDTNRELFFDEINPN
- a CDS encoding rhodanese-like domain-containing protein, with translation MKKIVISFVYFAGLLFASSSLFAQGDAKMVLINEAKKEAGEVMPQTLKKLGYKNAKNLKGGIQDWAKAGYSVKTGLGITKLTTKE
- a CDS encoding DsrE family protein — its product is MITIILNHEPYDGSDITWNALRLASTLHKNGENVNIFLMNDAVDLARDKTLKPDSYDHDLVLMLKELYKKGVALQACGTCNARCGIFKNEPYFDERVSSTMQVLSDWVVQSKQVLTF
- the dnaJ gene encoding molecular chaperone DnaJ; protein product: MQDLSYYEILEVSRDADQTTIKKAYRKMAKIYHPDKNHGDSEAEHKFKLCNEAYQCLSDDKQRSIYDRYGKEGLAGMGSRGRSSGGFDDLGSMFEEMFNGFGGGGSRRRQNPADMEKYNLDMNVNMSISFNEAVFGCEKEIEFKYKNSCNSCKGTGAKDAKLSTCHQCRGQGQVFMKQGFMTFSQTCPVCQGTGSAPSAPCQSCDGNGYHEERGNVTIKVPKGIDDGNRLRVSGKGNIGKRGTRGDLYVTFSVKPDKHFQRDGNDIYIAIPVFFTQAVTGESLTIPSLTGELELKLDIGTKDKQHFVFKGEGIDDVHGHGKGNLIAQVNITYPNKLNDEQRELLKKLQESFGIESKPHESVLDSAIEKMKSWFK
- a CDS encoding murein transglycosylase A, yielding MKQNILFLIIILLLVGCSKEPKVVLIETPKTEIAESSFDELPNWGNEDYSKALSSFLESCKTSKTKALYKELCSSGANTTDAKKFFTQNFTPYKIDTTDSKEDGLLTGYYEPLLKGSLTKKGPYIYPVYATPRDLVVVDFAKQYPELQNYRLRGRVNGNKVVPYYSRKELSGKTLDADVVCYVDSRIDLFFLEVQGSGRVRLDNGEVIYVGFDNLNGYKYSSIGKYLIDIGEMSYAQASMKGIKDWCDKNPSKVDDLLNKNESMVFFKKKDKPATGSLGVVLTPNRSVAVDQRYLPLGSMLYLSADTKEKDLNRIVIAQDTGGAIKGCVRADLFFGYGDEAGNSAGKLKAPLKLWILLPKNNPKESM